From one Neorhizobium galegae genomic stretch:
- a CDS encoding iron-siderophore ABC transporter substrate-binding protein, with protein sequence MPRVPQFTRRTMLSAAAVLAAARVPRAQDVGSRVATLDWALLETLLAIGANVVAATELHQFRQVAIKPDVPDGVADLGLRGTPNFEVLRFARPDLILNSNFYAWADPLMSRIASVESHPIYKPGESPYLLAEQATLAIGERLRRPAARRMVEELAARLDRYKNLFARGDGRPVLPINLGDARHYRVFGSDSMFGEVLKRVGLANAWTGATSYSAMAPMGIETLASMPDAWIVLIPPHPEDAFEALAESAFWKALPAVRENRVLTVGSINPYGALPAASRFADFLAEGFSHVRNG encoded by the coding sequence ATGCCGAGAGTGCCGCAATTCACCCGCAGAACCATGCTTTCAGCCGCCGCCGTCCTGGCGGCGGCGCGCGTTCCGCGGGCGCAGGACGTGGGGTCGCGGGTTGCGACGCTCGACTGGGCACTTCTCGAAACGCTGCTTGCGATCGGCGCCAATGTCGTGGCGGCGACCGAGCTTCACCAGTTCCGCCAGGTTGCGATCAAACCCGATGTCCCCGACGGCGTCGCCGATCTCGGCCTGCGCGGCACGCCGAATTTCGAGGTGCTGCGTTTCGCTCGCCCGGACCTGATCCTCAACTCGAATTTCTACGCCTGGGCCGATCCGCTGATGAGCCGCATCGCGTCGGTCGAAAGCCATCCGATCTACAAACCCGGCGAAAGCCCTTACCTCCTTGCCGAACAGGCGACGCTGGCGATCGGCGAGCGGCTGCGGCGGCCCGCAGCCCGCAGGATGGTCGAGGAGCTCGCTGCCCGGCTCGATCGCTACAAGAACCTCTTCGCCAGGGGTGACGGGCGCCCCGTCCTGCCGATCAATCTTGGCGATGCGCGCCATTACCGGGTCTTCGGTTCCGACAGCATGTTCGGCGAGGTGCTGAAACGCGTCGGGCTGGCCAATGCCTGGACGGGCGCGACCAGTTATTCGGCCATGGCGCCGATGGGCATCGAGACACTGGCTTCCATGCCCGACGCCTGGATCGTCCTCATTCCCCCGCATCCGGAGGATGCCTTTGAAGCTCTGGCCGAAAGCGCTTTCTGGAAGGCCCTGCCCGCAGTGCGTGAAAATCGCGTGCTGACGGTCGGATCAATCAATCCCTATGGGGCTCTGCCGGCCGCAAGCCGGTTTGCCGATTTCCTGGCGGAAGGGTTTTCCCATGTCCGAAACGGTTAG